From a single Lolium rigidum isolate FL_2022 chromosome 7, APGP_CSIRO_Lrig_0.1, whole genome shotgun sequence genomic region:
- the LOC124677029 gene encoding uncharacterized protein LOC124677029 translates to MSYCQATVYKPHDGLTLDSPLGLGRTCKLLPLHSACQRSSSSCKLQEKLYPRLLVAACHKRLGPVYASSGKENIGSANDQFSMESLNKAMDGAKKQWSIQGLLMEQLSKITGQGSGGNGGNNNRYGGSGGSDGSDDESFTDSLYEMVQVLLATVAFVLTYIHIIRGEELYRLARDYTKYLVTGKRTSRLKRAMLSWREFSDGITKKDSTEAGVYGSPVGSEPVWWQQPQKLVHIMGNLFKSNLRPQAQES, encoded by the exons ATGAGCTACTGCCAAGCTACAGTATACAAGCCTCATGATGGGCTCACTTTGGACAGCCCATTAGGTCTTGGGAGAACGTGCAAATTGCTTCCTCTACATTCTGCATGTCAACGTTCTTCTAGTTCTTGCAAGCTGCAAGAGAAACTATATCCAAGGCTTCTTGTTGCTGCTTGCCATAAAAGGCTTGGTCCTGTATATGCCTCAAGTGGGAAGGAAAATATTGGTTCTGCCAATGAT CAATTCTCTATGGAATCTTTGAACAAAGCAATGGATGGAGCAAAAAAGCAATGGTCCATACAAGGCTTGCTTATGGAGCAACTGTCTAAGATTACAGGACAAGGATCTGGTGGAAATGGTGGAAATAATAACCGTTATGGAGGCAGTGGTGGTTCTGATGGCTCAGATGACGAGTCTTTCACGGATTCATTGTATGAAATGGTCCAAGTTTTATTAGCAACCGTCGCTTTTGTACTCACG TATATCCATATAATCAGGGGAGAGGAGTTGTATCGCCTTGCTAGGGACTACACCAAATATCTTGTTACTGGTAAGCGAACATCCCGGCTGAAGCGTGCCATGCTTAGCTGGCGTGAATTCTCAGATGGCATCACAAAGAAGGACAGCACAGAAGCTGGTGTGTATGGAAGCCCAGTTGGTTCTGAACCCGTGTGGTGGCAACAGCCCCAGAAGTTGGTTCATATTATGGGGAACCTTTTCAAAAGCAACCTGCGTCCACAAGCACAGGAATCTTGA